Proteins found in one Mytilus edulis chromosome 2, xbMytEdul2.2, whole genome shotgun sequence genomic segment:
- the LOC139513540 gene encoding dipeptidase 1-like: MEFHNLNEENSSTQALHVSKRKKKRQHVCIYGFLIAALIGIMIGLAVGIPLAKRDSPDQNVQEAQNVLKQYPLIDGHNDLPWQYRQYVQNKVYEVNLRADTRIQWTNTTNMTSYDFPRLPPQTDIPRLKQGMVGAQFWAAFGPCSAIGKDAIRIGMDQVDVIHKFVNKYDDTFELVTTAQGILDAYLSRNRIASLIGLEGGHMISNTLGVLRSFYSLGVRYMTLTHSCDTSWAENWKQDLNRTGSRRGLSEFGKIVVKEMNRLGMIIDLAHVAKQTMIDAIKTSAAPVIFSHSSAFEKCEHYRNVQNDVLELVKNNTGLVMINFYDGYISKGCLPVNATESTMQHVIDHINYIKDFIGVDFVGIGADYDGVPTLPVGLEDVSKYPDLFAKLREGGWSTDDLKKLAGENFIRVFKDVEKVKENQKTFQPYEDFLPEEEAVPDRMCYTSF, translated from the exons ATGGAATTCCACAACTTGAACGAAGAAAACAGCAGTACACAAGCTTTACATGTATCTAAGAGGAAAAAGAAGCGACAGCATGTTTGTATTTATGGATTTCTAATAGCTGCTTTAATAGGAATCATGATTGGATTAGCAGTTGGAATACCTTTAGCAAAGCGTGATTCTCCAGATCAGAATGTACAAGAGGCTCAAAATGTACTAAAACAATACCCTTTAATTGATGG tCACAACGATTTACCATGGCAATATCGACAATATGTTCAAAACAAAGTTTACGAAGTGAACTTAAGAGCAGACACTAGAATACAATGGACAAACACCACAAATATGACTAGTTATGACTTTCCTAGATTACCACCACAAACTGACATTCCAAGATTAAAGCAAGGCATGGTTGGCGCTCAG TTTTGGGCAGCATTCGGACCATGCTCTGCAATTGGAAAGGATGCAATACGTATTGGTATGGACCAAGTTGATGTGatccataaatttgttaataagtATGATGACACCTTTGAACTAGTGACAACTGCACAAG GTATACTTGACGCATACCTCTCAAGGAACAGAATTGCGAGTCTGATTGGTTTAGAAGGTGGTCACATGATTAGTAATACATTGGGTGTTTTGCGGTCATTTTATTCATTAGGGGTTAGATATATGACATTAACTCACAGCTGTGACACTTCATG GGCAGAAAACTGGAAACAAGATTTAAACAGGACCGGTTCACGACGTGGTTTATCGGAATTTGGGAAG ATTGTTGTCAAAGAGATGAACCGCCTCGGTATGATAATAGACCTGGCTCATGTAGCTAAACAGACGATGATCGACGCCATTAAAACGTCAGCTGCACCGGTCATCTTCAGTCATTCGTCAGCTTTTGAAAAATGTGAGCACTACCGAAATGTACAGAACGATGTTTTAGAGCTGGTG aaaaacaatacTGGTTTGGTAATGATTAATTTCTACGACGGGTATATCAGTAAAGGATGCCTTCCTGTCAATGCTACAGAATCAACCATGCAGCACGTGATTG atCACATAAATTATATCAAAGATTTTATTGGTGTAGACTTTGTTGGTATTGGTGCAGATTACGACGGAGTTCCAAC CTTACCAGTTGGTTTAGAAGATGTATCAAAGTATCCAGATTTGTTTGCAAAACTCAGAGAAGGTGGATGGTCTACCGATGATCTTAAGAAGTTGGCAGGAGAAAATTTTATACGAGTGTTTAAAGATGTCGAAAAG